Below is a genomic region from Myxococcus fulvus.
CTCGGGCAGGTTGCACATCGTCTGGGTGGCCAGCGGCGTCTCGTTGTACCAGCCCAGGTAGTTGGGCCCCACCCAGGACGCGACGAGGACGCCCAGCAGCGTTCCCAGCAGGACGAAGTTGAGCAGCGTCTTGGCGGCGTTCATGGGCAAGCACCTCGGAAGGAGGACGGCGGGCCGTGCTTAGTATGTGCACGACGCGCGGGCCAGGGGGGAACGTGTTAAGGGAGGGGCGTGCCGCTGCTCCCGCTCGCCCTCCTGTTCAGTCTCGTCGCGCTGGTGTGCGCCGCCTTCCTCCTCGTCCACGCCTTTCGTCGCAGCGTGGGCACGGGGGTGATGGTGCTGCTCATCCCCTGCTACGTGTTCTTCTACGCGTTCAGCCAGTTCGAGCACCGCCACAAGGGCTTCATCGTCGCGGGCTTCGTGTCGTGCGCGGCGCTGGCGGCGGTGTTCCTGGGGTTGGGGGCGCACGCGCTCGCGCCGCCGCCCATCCGCTTCCCGCCGCCGGGCTTCTGACGCTCCGCCGTGGCGCGCTGCGGCCTTCATCCGGAACAGCCCGCGGTCGCCACCTGCGCGCGCTGCGGCACCTTCCTGTGCGCCGAGTGCGTGGAGCTGGTCCCGGAGGGCTCCGTGTGCGAGCCGTGCCGGGCGCGGCTGCGCAAGGAGGGGCCCGCGTCGCACGTGGCCTGGGGCGCGCTGGGGTTGGGCGTGGCGGGGCTGGTGTTCCTGCCGTGCTCGCTGGGGATTCCCCTGCCGACGCTGGTGGCGGGCGCGAGCGCCCTGGTGCTGGGCCTGCGTGAGACGGGGCGCATCCGCAGGGCGGAGAGCCCTGTCCGGGGGCTGTGGCCCGCGCGCGTCGGCTGGGCGCTGGGAGGGCTGACGCTCCTGCTGGTGCTCGCCTGGGTGGCGATGTTCCTGTTCCTCACCATCGACGGGTGAGGCCCGCCGTCAGACGCCGCGCTCGTTCGGGTCCCACATGTACTTGTGCATCTGGAGCTGGAAGCGGACGGAGAGCCGGTCCTCGATGGTCCACTCCGCCAGCTCGCGCGGGTGCAGCTTGCCGAACACGGTGGAGAACAGCAGCGAGAAGGGCTTCTCGGTGAGGCGGTGCTCGGCGATGAGCGCCTTGGACCACTCGTAGTCCTCGCGCGAGCCGATGACGAACTTCACCTCGTCGTTGGCGTTCATCGACGTGAAGTTGCGCAAGTCGTTGCGCGCGCACTCGCCCGAGGAGGGCGTCTTCATGTCGACGATTTTGTGCACCGCCGGAGGCACCAGGCGCACGTCGATGGCGCCGCTGGTCTCCAGGAGCACGATGAGCCCCGCGTCGAGCATCGACTGCATCAGCGGATAGACGCCCGGCTGCAGGAGCGGCTCGCCCCCCGTCACCTCCACGCGCGGCGTGCGCAGGGCCTTCACCTGCTCCACCACGTCCGCGTTCTTCATCCGCGTGCCGCCGTGGAAGGCGAACTCGCTGTCGCAGTACGTGCAGCGCAGGTGGCAGCCGGTGAGGCGGACGAAGGCGCACAGCAGTCCCGCGTGCGAGGACTCGCCCTGGAGGGAGAGGTAGATCTCCTTCACCACCACGGAGTCGGCGGCGGGGACCAGACGGGGCTCGATGTGCGGACGCGCGGCGGGCATGGCTTCTTCGTGAGACTGGGGGGAGCGGCGCTTCAACCCCAGTCAGCCCACGAGGTCAAGCCGCTCCCCCATCCCGAGCCAACGCCCCGGCCGCGCCACCGGATTCCCCGCCCGTCCAGGAGGGAGCCGAGGGGCGGGAACCCCGAGCAATCTGGAGCACTTGCGGCTGTCCGGACGCTTGGAGCCGTGGGTCCTCAGGAGCTGGCCGTGCCTTGCCGGGGCTGGGCGGCCTCGGGCTCCGCGGCGGGGGCGGCGGCCGGACGGCGGTGATGCACGGGGCAGCCCTGGGGGAAGGTGCCGAGCTTCTCGACGTCGAAGCCCTGAGGGTAGGTGCGCAGGTTGGTGCCCTCGCGCCCGAACAGCGGCGTCTCGCGAGGCGGCAGTGCGTAGCGCACGAACCGGCCGCGCAGCCAGAGCGCGGAGCGGAACACCTTCCGGCTGAGCGCGGAGGGGCGCGGGTAGCGGAAGGCGTCCAGGA
It encodes:
- a CDS encoding B-box zinc finger protein encodes the protein MARCGLHPEQPAVATCARCGTFLCAECVELVPEGSVCEPCRARLRKEGPASHVAWGALGLGVAGLVFLPCSLGIPLPTLVAGASALVLGLRETGRIRRAESPVRGLWPARVGWALGGLTLLLVLAWVAMFLFLTIDG
- a CDS encoding radical SAM protein, which produces MPAARPHIEPRLVPAADSVVVKEIYLSLQGESSHAGLLCAFVRLTGCHLRCTYCDSEFAFHGGTRMKNADVVEQVKALRTPRVEVTGGEPLLQPGVYPLMQSMLDAGLIVLLETSGAIDVRLVPPAVHKIVDMKTPSSGECARNDLRNFTSMNANDEVKFVIGSREDYEWSKALIAEHRLTEKPFSLLFSTVFGKLHPRELAEWTIEDRLSVRFQLQMHKYMWDPNERGV